From Strix uralensis isolate ZFMK-TIS-50842 chromosome 1, bStrUra1, whole genome shotgun sequence, a single genomic window includes:
- the RNF152 gene encoding E3 ubiquitin-protein ligase RNF152, translating into METLSQDSLLECQICFNYYSPRRRPKLLDCKHTCCSVCLQQMRTSQKDLRCPWCRGITKLPPGYSVSQLPDDPEVIAVIAIPHASEHTPVFIKLPSNGCYMLPLPLSKERALLPGDIGCRLLPGGQQKSLAVVTIPAEQQPLQGGLPAEGGTEEPDRRGVVKSSTWSGVCTVILVACVLVFLLGIVLHNMSCISKRFTVISCG; encoded by the coding sequence ATGGAGACCCTGTCCCAGGACTCTCTGCTGGAGTGCCAGATTTGCTTCAACTATTAcagcccccgccggcggcccAAGCTGCTGGACTGCAAACACACCTGCTGCTCGGTGTGCCTGCAGCAGATGAGGACCAGCCAGAAGGACCTGCGTTGCCCCTGGTGCCGCGGGATCACCAAGCTGCCACCGGGGTACTCTGTGTCGCAGCTGCCCGATGACCCCGAGGTGATCGCTGTCATTGCAATCCCCCATGCCTCAGAGCACACCCCAGTCTTCATCAAACTCCCCAGCAATGGGTGCTACATGCTGCCCTTGCCCCTCTCCAAGGAGAGGGCGCTACTGCCTGGAGACATTGGCTGCCGCCTCCTGCCCGGCGGCCAGCAGAAGTCCCTGGCAGTGGTGACGATCCCGGCGGAGCAGCAGCCGCTGCAGGGCGGCCTTCCCGCCGAGGGGGGAACGGAGGAGCCGGACAGGAGAGGTGTTGTGAAAAGCTCCACCTGGTCAGGGGTTTGCACTGTGATCCTGGTGGCCTGTGTCCTGGTGTTTCTCCTGGGCATCGTCCTCCACAACATGTCATGCATTTCCAAGCGCTTCACGGTGATCTCCTGTGGCTGA